From the Kwoniella dendrophila CBS 6074 chromosome 4, complete sequence genome, the window GCTAAATCCCTATTAACATGATATAACCCCAACTAACCTTGTTTCATTGGGAAACCTTGTTTGTCGTTACCACCGGTAACTCTAACAACGTAACCAGCGAATTCCTCTCCTAAGGAATCAATGGGGACCTCTTGACCCATTCTTTTTTCTAAGAAGACTCGACTAGAACAAGTATAAAGATGGACATGATCAGCATTTCTCCCTTCATGACTCAACGATCGATCCCAGCTATGTCTTATCTGTCTCTCTATCCTTCCActctttctttagctttgatTTGTAGCTGTATCGAGCTGAATCTCCGTTTCATTCCGTTTCATTCTAACTCCATATTTTGCatttcacctcttcttcGTTGTTGGTAGACTGATATTCGTCGACTTACGTCTTTCTTTCATCCTCGAAATCAACAAGTTTTTGAGCACCAGTGGCTGGGTTGGAGAAGTTGACCTTCATTTTGTTGACTTTAGCTTGAGggataaagaagaatatcaagatctttTGATCAAGACAACTTTTATTGATATTCGCAAACCATGCAATGCAAGGGCAGACGGACAGAAACTGCAAAGCATGCACAAGCTTGCACAAACCGTGTAACAACCATACAACACCCCACAACCCATCAACCATAGTCACAAAAATCTTATGCTACTAAGCTACTGCACATTTTTCGTATTTACGCCACTCGCGGTAATTTCGTTCTCGGAGTTTGGGTTGACATTTTTCGGCGTTTTCAAATTTCATTTACAGTGAGAATCGGTAATATAAGTATACATGATTGAGTGGCGTTGTTGGTTAGAAACTTGGAACTtaagatattttgataattttcaTCTGCATAGGAATAGGAGAGTACCGCTACTTGCTGTTATTGTTACTGTTACTGTCGCTGCTTTGCTTCACCCTACGCTTCCGTTTGCTGTTCTGGCTGAAATCATCTTCGACCAAATTTGTTGTTGCTTACATAGCTCCTTCATCCATCAAGAACTGCGTGAGTCTCTATATATCACTTGTATATCCCAACTTGATTCTAATACCCGTTTGTCATTATACAGTGCGGCTCCCCCTATCTTCCTTCATTGGTAAATCAGCAGtaacaacaaaaaaaagtCTTCAAAATGGGTCGGTAAGTTTAGAATTTTCAACATTTGGATTGTCAGATGCTTTAGCAATATGGACATGGAATCAGGCGGAGAATCTTCAAGTCTTCAACCAAAAATCCCAAGTCATTTGTCACCTTCATGATATACTATTAGACGAAGAAGAACGATTGATGATTGGATATGGAAAGATAGAAGATTGAAATTGCTAGAGCATCGTGTACGGTTACGGCTGTACAGATTGCTGACTTTGtatgtttttctttttttgggAAAATAGAATGCATTCATCAGGAAAGGGTATGTCAGCTTCTGCTCTCCCTTACAGAAGATCTCAACCAGCATGGTCAAAAGCTACTCCAGAAGAAGTTTCAGACCAAATCTTCAAACTTGCTAGAAGAGGTTTATCACCATCTCAAATCGGTGTAATCTTAAGAGATTCTCACGGTATCCCTCAAGTTAAAAACGTTACTGGTAACAAAATTTTAAGAATCCTTAAAACCAATGGTGAGTATTTTTGCTATCTGAGTCGTATATTCCCAATTTAGAGAATAGTAGAAGGTCAAGTAATTACCGGTGGACTGTATGAGACGGATAGAGTTGGATAAGAGAAACAGACAATATCTACGTTCACATTACTGATTATTTCAATTGTTTATAGGTCTTGCCCCATCCATCCCAGAAGACATGTACCACCTTATCAAAAAAGCTGTTGCCGTCCGAAAGCACCTTGAAAGAAACAGAGGTGacaaagatggtaaattgtGAGTAATACATACTTCACTTTTTATAATTTGATCTCAGTTTCAATATCGtaactctttttttttggtacCACATCTAACATGCTGACCAATTATCACTTGTATCATCTAGCCGAATGATTCTTATCGAATCAAGAATCCACAGACTTGCCCGATACTACATCAAAACCCAACAACTCCCAGCTACCTTCAAATACGAAGCCGCTACCGCTTCTACCCTTGTCGCTTAAACAAGTTAGTTTATCGGTTTAAGAATGTTGAGGATTTTGTAGAGATTGATTTCTGGGATGCAtggatctttcttctccaatCGGTTGTTTTGCTGTCAGCAAATCAGCTATGTCTATATTTGAGATCGAAATAGTTTTGCTCGCGTGATCAGCCAGGTTTTTGCTGAAAATGAGAAATGTCATTTATCGGGAGCGCCAGGAGTTCAACTGCGGGTTTCCCCCCCAAGGACTGTTGCAAGGTTGCGTGAGTGATGGATACGTTCAAGAAGACAAGGAACAAAGTTTATGGGTCTGGCTGAGAGTCAGAATCTGATGCAAAGTGGTTTTGTAGCTGGAAAAGCTAGTAAGTCAGTCTGGTTCTACTGTGTCAGCTCCATATTTTACGGCACTTCTCATCTTCGTCAAAGACCAATATGAGTAGATGAAGTGATACATATTCTGAAATTGTACAAATCGTATAAATGCGGGGTATATACACAAAGAATCTGTTTCTAGgtcaattgatattatttATTATTGCGGTTTGCGGTTTGCTAATTGCTAATTGCTGATTGCTAACGATATACTTCCTTTCCATAGCGTTATCTTTTGAATATTTAGTGAGCATATTTACTAGTATATTCGGCAGCTCTTTTATCGAATCCTTTTCTATCGGTAGTATATTGTTCGGCCTATATTCATCACAATTGGTTTGCATGTCAGTCATATATCAGCTCTTGGAACGGGGGCAACTAACGATAGAAGAGACAAGTGGATCATCAGGATTAGGTGTTTCAATCAAGTTGTAAATCGCTTGAAGGACTAAGTAGATTTaagatgaagattgattAGCATATGAACCTTTTATTTATACCTTGGGAAGAAAACTTACCACCTGACATTTTAGTAGCAGGTTTCCAATTTTCAGTTTTCAATAAACCGATACATAAGCTAATACAGGAGAGAGAAAGAATCATAATCAGTGAAGTGTACCGAGAATAGAACTTAAAAGGTACATTctgtagaaaagaaaagctgTGAAAAGATGAACTTACTTGCCATCACTATCAATATTAGGATGATACATTTTAGTCTTaaaaattagctaaattaacAAATAAAGCAAGGGAAAAAGCCTAGATTAGCTTTCCTCCCTTTGGACTTTGTCATTGAGGGAATGCATAGATAGATAAGTAGCTGATAGATTCAAATGTTAAAGCATGATAACTTAAATGTAGAAACTTACAACGGGAGGCTTGAAAGGATAATCTTTTGAAAAATCAGCTGATAGTTGGAATTTACCTTTATGATAAGGTG encodes:
- a CDS encoding 40S ribosomal protein; this translates as MHSSGKGMSASALPYRRSQPAWSKATPEEVSDQIFKLARRGLSPSQIGVILRDSHGIPQVKNVTGNKILRILKTNGLAPSIPEDMYHLIKKAVAVRKHLERNRGDKDGKFRMILIESRIHRLARYYIKTQQLPATFKYEAATASTLVA